Proteins encoded by one window of Asterias rubens chromosome 18, eAstRub1.3, whole genome shotgun sequence:
- the LOC117302393 gene encoding trypsin alpha-3-like gives MKIIIFLACLTVALALPRSYSSRKLIVGGVEAPRGSRPFQVALSYTEKGESQFCGGTLVHPKWVLTAAHCVNQWPVFAGMGWHNLADTDFEGVAIEGTWHKHPKFDAQNLDHDIALIELHQSVTLTPKIETIPIAKAGSDVAPGTKLLVSGWGSTQSGGYPRWELRQVVVDGIDRAQCDKQYDSATITDNMICAASAGKDACQGDSGGPMVSNFDEKAHQDGVVLEGVVSWGWGCADSRYPGVYARPSNYCAWFATTTNNDVTC, from the exons ATGAAGATCATCATATTCCTCGCCTGCCTCACGGTGGCTTTAG CATTGCCCCGTAGTTATTCATCAAGGAAACTCATCGTTGGTGGCGTTGAAGCACCTCGGGGGAGCCGCCCCTTTCAGGTGGCTCTGTCATACACCGAAAAAGGAGAATCCCAGTTTTGTGGGGGCACCTTGGTCCACCCTAAATGGGTTCTCACCGCAGCCCACTGTGTCAA CCAATGGCCTGTGTTCGCTGGCATGGGATGGCACAACTTGGCAGACACCGATTTTGAAGGTGTAGCGATTGAAGGTACATGGCACAAACACCCTAAGTTTGACGCACAAAATTTGGACCACGACATCGCTTTGATTGAGCTTCACCAATCCGTCACCCTAACCCCCAAAATAGAGACTATTCCTATTGCAAAGGCTGGAAGTGACGTAGCACCAGGCACCAAACTCCTTGTCAGCGGATGGGGCTCCACTCAGT CTGGTGGTTACCCCCGATGGGAACTTCGACAAGTTGTTGTGGATGGTATTGACAGGGCTCAGTGCGATAAACAGTATGATAGTGCTACAATTACGGATAACATGATCTGTGCAGCTTCCGCAGGAAAAGACGCTTGTCAG GGTGACAGTGGTGGACCGATGGTCAGTAACTTCGACGAGAAAGCTCACCAAGATGGCGTCGTTCTTGAAGGGGTTGTTAGCTGGGGCTGGGGTTGCGCCGACTCTAGATACCCAGGTGTCTACGCTCGACCTTCCAACTACTGCGCGTGGTTCGCAACCACGACCAATAATGACGTAACATGTTAG
- the LOC117302394 gene encoding mite allergen Der f 3-like, with protein MRVAAFLACLSLAFAFRPPSKRIMGGTESPVGSRPYQVALMSSDHGSDQFCGGVLVHKKWVLTSAHCSQGSKTVYVGLGFTDLKNQAGTQVIMGTYRPHPKFDTATYDDDISLIELEEEAVLNSLVEPIALARRGSDPADGTTLLVSGWGSTSGYGSLVWELMQVDVMVVERRLCDSWYSGVSITDNMFCAGTSGKDACLGDSGSPVVSNYDDKVHKPGVVLEGTVSWTWGCNNPGYPGIYMRIANYCDWLSANSGGDVTC; from the exons ATGAGGGTTGCTGCCTTCCTCGCCTGCCTGTCACTGGCATTTG CCTTCCGACCACCATCCAAGCGGATCATGGGGGGAACGGAGTCCCCTGTAGGTAGCCGGCCGTATCAGGTCGCTCTCATGTCAAGCGACCATGGCTCGGACCAATTCTGCGGTGGTGTCTTAGTCCACAAGAAATGGGTTTTAACGTCTGCCCATTGCAGCCAAGG GTCTAAAACCGTGTACGTTGGACTCGGGTTTACCGACCTAAAGAACCAGGCTGGTACACAGGTAATTATGGGAACGTATCGACCCCACCCAAAGTTCGACACCGCCACGTATGACGATGATATCTCTCTCATTGAGCTTGAGGAGGAGGCGGTACTTAACAGTCTCGTCGAGCCCATTGCACTCGCTAGGAGGGGCAGTGACCCCGCGGATGGAACTACACTACTGGTCAGTGGATGGGGCAGTACTTCAG GTTATGGTAGTTTGGTTTGGGAGTTGATGCAGGTGGATGTGATGGTAGTTGAACGACGACTTTGTGATTCCTGGTactctggtgtttctattaCTGATAACATGTTCTGTGCGGGGACCAGTGGCAAGGACGCATGCTTG GGTGACAGTGGAAGTCCCGTGGTCAGCAACTATGATGACAAAGTCCACAAACCAGGAGTGGTTCTAGAAGGGACTGTCAGCTGGACATGGGGCTGTAACAATCCCGGGTATCCTGGCATCTACATGCGCATTGCTAATTACTGTGACTGGTTATCAGCCAATTCGGGAGGTGACGTCACCTGCTAA
- the LOC117302628 gene encoding epidermal retinol dehydrogenase 2-like has product MAFLKSVMFLLLVMWYCLEVILKSVIPRRLRARKNIAGEIVLITGGGSGMGRLLAVEVAKLHATVVLWDVNESGNAETVDVIRNLGGQALAYTVDVTKSDEVYKAAEVVRREVGEVTVVVNNAGVVAGKPLLECPDHLIRRSMDVNVMAHFWVHKAFLPNMVARNRGHLVTIASLAGFFCFKNMTEYCASKFATVGLHETLRMELAHNDLHGIDMTLVCPAFTDTGMFRGAKFLEPKYVVSKILEGMLLREKMTCIPGSVFWTVLLKYFIPEKLSLLMQRASGLDRSMDTFVGRQNGTTPPRR; this is encoded by the exons ATGGCGTTTTTGAAATCTGTTATGTTCCTTCTGCTTGTCATGTGGTACTGCCTTGAGGTCATCCTAAAATCTGTTATTCCACGCCGCCTCCGAGCTCGCAAGAACATCGCCGGGGAAATCGTCTTAATCACGGGTGGGGGTAGCGGTATGGGTCGCCTCTTAGCCGTAGAGGTAGCAAAGCTCCACGCAACGGTAGTCCTATGGGACGTGAATGAGTCCGGGAACGCAGAGACTGTAGATGTGATTAGGAACCTCGGAGGTCAAGCCTTAGCTTACACAGTAGATGTAACGAAGTCTGATGAGGTTTATAAAGCAGCTGAGGTTGTGAGGCGTGAGGTTGGTGAGGTCACTGTGGTGGTTAACAATGCTGGTGTGGTGGCGGGGAAACCTCTACTGGAATGCCCAGATCACCTCATACGCAGGTCTATGGACGTCAATGTCATGGCACATTTTTGG GTTCATAAGGCCTTCCTACCAAACATGGTGGCCAGAAATCGAGGCCATCTCGTGACGATCGCCAGCCTGGCCGGCTTTTTTTGCTTCAAGAACATGACAGAATACTGTGCGAGTAAGTTCGCCACTGTTGGCCTCCACGAGACGCTACGAATGGAGCTGGCACATAACGATTTACACGGCATTGACATGACACTGGTATGCCCTGCATTCACGGACACTGGGATGTTCAGGGGAGCCAA gTTTCTGGAGCCAAAGTACGTAGTCAGTAAGATTCTAGAAGGGATGCTACTGAGGGAGAAGATGACGTGCATTCCAGGCTCCGTCTTCTGGACTGTCCTTTTAAAATA CTTTATTCCGGAGAAACTGTCGCTGCTGATGCAGAGAGCCAGTGGGTTAGACCGAAGCATGGACACTTTTGTCGGGCGACAAAATGGCACGACACCACCAAGACGCTGA